The genomic region TCTTAAGAATTTTCTATAAATTCTTTTTAGGATAGTCAAGATAATACAGTTCAAGAATTTAATTGGATTAAATAATTCGACCATTTACAACTATAAATTATATGTACTGGATTTAACCTTGACATAATCATAAAGTTATTTTGCAAttatggatatttttttaattgctgaCCTTAAGTAATGGCTCATCATAaggttaattaattttattacatcAATAATATCTACGTAataaaaatgcctattttttcATACCTTccgatgtaaatgttaaataagaCAATACCATAAAATCGAGATagcatcaacatttaaaacattatcatgATTTCTGtcacaaattgttcaaaatgtaacaaatgaaaaacaataaaatccttCCAAAGATAATTTATATCGTTTTTCTAAAGTCATAGAATTTGACTGATaaatttgataagaaaaatTGGCTTTTAGCCCAGGGCGTATATTTTTCTccaaaaaatatgtgtttttgacATGCAAAATGCAATTTGACATATTGCTACATTGAAAAAACATCTTTATTATGTTAGCTCGCAATAAATGTTAGTACTTTGTCAAAAAagaatgttgaaatattaatattattgatgtCTCATTTGATTGTGTTATGCGCTCCATCAATATTAGTGGCTCACTTTCAGCTGTTTCTCACCAAGCTTGGTAGGAAGCTTTAAATACTCACAAGTAATGCATTTGTGATATATtagattaaacattttaaagcaattttcTGGAGTgtgaaattattcaaaactgAGAATTACAATTATATTGTGTCTCATTAcaactcattttatttcattatatgagcaaaaaaaatgtgcaatatACAAGGATTATCGTTCACTTGCGTAAGGTAATGGCTTGACAAAAATGTGTGAAACTAGGGGCTATGATTTTACAATTTATGGCCATTTGAACATTTAAAGGCAATGTGATTTTTCATGGATATTCATCTTTGTATGGGGAGAACTCCATATGGGGTTAAGCCGGACACAAAGCGTGCAACGATACAAGTTACGTTGTCACCATAAGGGGTAACTTTAATTACACTCAGAATTAGTTGACTGTGAAATTCGACGTGTCAACAGGTATTTGTGGTTTTCTCTGATTCAAAGTAAATTTGCTAATATGCTCTCAATTGAGTCAGCTTAAATTGGTTTCAGATTTCCATGTTGATTTTCTCGATTTAATTATTGTAATCGGGTCATTGTCCGGAGAATGATGTTTTAAGTTTGGTTAAGTCCTTGATGGCTGCGAACACCTTATACGTTTAACGAtgtgtatttttcataaaaaaaggtcattcaaaattttcaacaaacaaaaaaattacaaaattctgtCGTTAAAAACTTGAAGAAGTCATTGATTTGATACTTTTTGGAACAAAATGCTCtcgttaattttttttaagtcattGAGTCTATTTCATTTTGCtatatacagatatatttaTCATCTTCAAATTCTCACAGAATAAGGAAATCTTAATAATATGGACTTCTATGAATTTCTCAGAGTTATTAGGAAAACTTAATAATCCGAATTTCTATGATTTTACTTATTGAGGTGTAAATGATGTATAGTCGTAAAATCTGTATAATTTTGATCAGAGAAGTTGGAAAACTGATTTATGGTCATGCTGTGCCCGAGTTCATACTTGTAATAAGGTCTGAAATGGTCATAAACTGGCCGTTGAAAAGGTTCGAGTGTTTGTCATCACAAGTCCAAGTCTTGTCCGATCTGTTTGCTCATATGTTCGACAAAAACGAGGAGTGTTGTATTCGGAATATGACGTGCATTTAAGGAATATGAAACATGTTGCTTGCTGAGTGTTACagttatcatttgtttgatGTTGGATGTTAGTTTTAAGATCTAAAATTATTGCTAAGTAAGCTAAGTTTCGTAAATATAcgtttatgtatttatttatttattcaagtcTCATCCACATATATTCAATTCATGATGTTTAAATGACATGAGCTAAAAATATCTCGTACtataaaaaatatctgaaaattaaGGTTTTTATACAGCCAAGATGGCTGATTGCTGATTCTTCAATAAGTACACCAGTAACCTTATTTTAAGTCACATCAATTGAAATTTCGCTCTCTATAAAATTTTATGCTTCTTTGAAAGTAGTCATAAAATCAGCTACACTAAATTACAAGCTGTATTATTGAGCTCTTTCCAGTGATTTCTTAATGAATTTGACATTCTgattgaaaattttctttttttgatcAGACtatatttttgtgatataaatGCTTTCAGCGATTAAGTTACtttaaatacatcaaataaagTTTGTCTATTATTATAGTTGTGCAAACTGAtgcttaatttcatttttttttgttagcatacatttttttccatgttggatattttttaaacatcagttttaaGCATTGGAAATAACGCAGTGGTCATCAGTGTAGGAGTATGATTAGAAGGCTAGTATGGGACTTGAGTCATGTCAGCACACAACAGAAAAATGAATGACAATTACTTTTGAAACTAATATATCCAACTGAGCTATGACTATGTATTTTTGATTTATCACAAGAAAAGAGGATTACCATCTGTAGTTGACTTATCCCGGATAATACGGATATAAATGCGAAAATCACTACACGATCAATTGTAGGGATATGCATGTGTCCCATTTTGACCAGTTGCGTTACATTTCGCTTTTTGTACAAAGTACAGGATTAGAGGATTATTATAATGCTACTTAATCATCTTGTTTTGACAAAGAACGATCATGAGTCCTTATTCTTTTTGTCTCGTTTCAGATTTCGTGTCCAGTGACTAAAGTCTTCTGCACTGAATGGAACTTCTGACCAAGAGgacttttcaaaaataataataaaaaacacgaAAAGTCGGACTTACAGCAACAAACTTGCACCGGATTTAGTAATGAAGTAGTCGGATAAATAAACTCCAAAGTggatttttaaagaacaaaaaatggagtttaagaatatttgggCGTACTTTGCTTTCACTTTTTATTTGTCCATTACTTCTGCAGAGAGTATTAGTGTTAACTTTGAAGCAGAAGAGGAAATCAACGGACAACAATACCTTGGCAATCTTATCACTAAAGTTAACGACAGCGTTGGCAATGACTTGGATGGATACGGATTTCAAATTCCAAATGGCGTTTACAGTGGATACTTTACGGTCAATGAAAGCGGCGACTTTAGTGCTGTTCAAAAAATAGACCGCGAAAGTATTTGCTCAGCACCCAAATGTGTGCTCCAACTAAATGTGTATGCAATTTCACAGGCAGATTTTCTAACGATCGAagtaaatgttgaaataatggACACCAATGATAAGATCCCAGAATTTTCCAGCAATGTTTTTCGTCTCTCGATCCAAGAAGGTAATGCTCTTGGAAGCACCTATGAGCTTCCGTCTGCTGTTGATCTCGACACAGGAATCAACAGGATAAAAAACTTTGTTCTTGAGCCAAATGATGGAAGCTTTTCACTGGAAAACCATACCAACCTTGATGCCTCTATTGGACTTAATCTTAGAATTAACTTAACTCTTGACCGTGAAACAATAGACTTGTACCAGCTTTTGGTGAAAGCAATAGATGGCGGTAGTCCTGCACTCACTGGTACTCTAACTGTCAATATTAACATTACAGACATTAATGATAATCGACCTGTGTTTGATCCACAAAAATACAATGTCACTATCGATGAAGATGTAGCAGTGAATACTGAACTCGTCATTGTTACTGCAACAGACAGAGACATAGGCGAAAATGCTAGGTTATCTTACAGTTTCACAAAAATGGAACCTCAGTCGATTCAGAATGTTATTGCCATTGAAGAAGCAACtggtaaaatattcataaaccaAAGGATTAACTCCCAAACTGGACCATTTACGCTGTTCGTTGAAGCTGCTGATCATGGTAATCCAGTTAAAAGGAGTTATCAAGCTGAAGTCATCATAAATGTCAGAGACATTAACAATAACGCCCCTCAAATAGTGACAATCACTTAcataaataatagaaaaatcaGAGAAGATGTAGCAGAAGGGTTTCTTGTGGCCATTTTTGATGTTAGGGATGCAGATACAGGCGAAAATGGTGATGTCACATGCACTTCTGAAAACGAGAATTTTTCAATCAGGAAAGGAGAGAAAAACTCTATGAACATTTTTCAGTTTAGTATTCATGTTCATTCAAAACTTGACAGAGAAGTGAAAAGCTCACATGACATACTGATAAATTGTTCTGACAATGGTGAAATCCCTCTGCATTCAAACACATCATTCACTGTAGCTGTTGAAGACGTCAACGATAATGCACCCTTTTTTGCTCAGCGTGAATACTCAAAGGATATCTTTGAAAATGTAACATCCGGAGCTGTTCTGTTGAAAGTGGTAGCTACTGATAGAGACGACGGTCCAAATGCCAGGCTTAACTACAGTATTGTCCCTACCAATGCAATGAGTATGTTTTACATTGAAGCAGATGGTATCATTCGAGCAGTGCGACCATTTGATAGAGAAGAGAAGGATTATTATCAGTTTAATGTGATCGCTAAGGACAATGGCAATCCAAGTCTGAATGACACTACTGTTGTAGAAGTTAGAGTTTTGGATATCAATGACAACTCTCCAAAATTTACCGGCGACAGTTACGCAATGGCTGTTCTCGAAAATAGTAACGTTAGTACAAGCATTGGACAAGTAACTGCAACAGATGAAGATTTAGGTGAAAATGGACAGGTTTCTTTTGTCATACCTTATGAATTCCCAGAGGATTTATTTCCATTCCATGTTCTCGATGATGGTACAGTCATTACAAAGGAAGTCTTGGACAGAGAGGTGAAAAGTTTGTACAAGTTTGAGATTCTTGCTTCTGACCACGGTAATCCGCCAAAGTCTACAAGAGTGCCGGTGATGGTTACAGTCAGGGATGTCAATGATAACAAACCATACATTGAAATACCAGGagataatgaaaacaacagcATTTCCATTCCGCACAACACTGCAAAGAACACTGTCATATACACTGTTGTTGCTACTGACGCTGATGAAAACCAAGAAGATGAGTTGCAATACAGTATAATAGCAGGAAACTCTAAAGAGCTGTTTCAAATAGATTTAGTCAAGggtgaaatatttcttactcGTGAAGTCAAAGATGATGATCCAAAACAGTTTACACTGGAAATATCAGTCAAAGACAGTCAGGAATTTCCACTGGAATCCACAGCCGAATTACATATCAGCGTCTTCATTGCCAAAGGGGTTATGGGACCAGAAACAAGTGCAGCATCTACTGGTCAGAACATCCTCATTGCCATTATTATTTCCTGTGTCACTGTCATCCTTtccatcatcattatcaccataATTTGTGTCTTGAAACGCAAGGACAACCAAAAAGCACTTTACAATGCCAAAGCCTAcgatgaacaaaaaataatctcTGATCCCAGCAGAAGTAGCAATCGCTCGAATTCATCCCGAGGATCAAGAGACAAGATGCTGTTCCCTCCAGAACCGGTTTACCCAGGCGAGATGATGTTTATCGAGAACGGCTTTGGGAAAAAGCAGGTTAGCTTTTCCGTGGATGAGGAACAGGACACAGGAATCTCCATTGAGGCGAGCGGCCAGTTTGACCCTGTCACTTCCTTCAAGTCTCCATCTCCGGTACCAGTCCAGGTGTGTTGATTTTTAGTTTAGCTAGAGGGGCTTTTCTAGCCATATGAAATAACCAGGCAGACTAGGTTTATTggcaattaattttaaaatagttctatGATTAATACATTGGTGTAAAATAGGCATATAAGCATATGAAATAAGGAGGCTGATAAGCCTTAGGGCTATTACTGGCAAAGAGTACTATAAGGTTTCAAGTTGCTTTAACCTCagatctttttttaatttattaaggTGCGTCAAATATTTGAACTGAGCTTGGGTTTTTAAGGTGCAATTCTTTCAATCTATTTAAATTGCTCGGTGCAGACCTTCCAGTTCATCTTGGTACtgttataattttgttatatatgtcaCTGTTTGTTCAAAGATTTATTGCTTTCtaagtgaaatataattattgtcacTGCTAAATCAATTTTAACTAGGAATTTTCAGCAAAAATCAGATAACAAACAATGTCTTTTATTCGGTAGATAAGGCCCCATCTTATTTGTAGTAATACGATGCTTCGTTTTTCAGCTATTGTGTCAAAAGAAACTGTAGCCAATAGCTAATTCCCATATATCATGTCAGCCGCTAATCCGCTATaagaaaattgataaataatatgcATGCTCATTTTGATAGAAGTAATAAGCAgttgaaatttaatatttcccAAGATGGATGGACAGAGGGTCATTGCTATACCTCCAAGCTGGCCTTGTAGGCTTTACTGGTCTGCCAgtgtttattttccatttataaGCCATCAATGAGAATTGATGCCCCCTGACGGACCGTATTCACCTGTCACATGACTTCCAAGGTCATCGGAAGGTGACCAACGTCTGTACGTCATTTGAGCCCATCTGCCGGAATCCATTCTTAGGGATAATAACCAATCTTGTTAATACGTCAGGTTGTTCGCACAATGAGCTATTGTCAAATGATAGgtagaaaaataaaactttttgacATGAATCTACTTCTGTCAATGTTGGCATGGCTCAGAAGGAAGAAAATggtttgaaaaatctagtttttGTCTCGGTTAATGTATCAGAAATTGTTTTAAGAGAAAACTTgaacaaaaacgtttttaacttttatgaTGCAGTCTAGTCTAATGGAGCTGATTTGGTGTCACAGAAAAACTGCATTGCTGGTAATTTAATGGAGTTCTGAAGTTTTATTGGCTAGGGATTTCTTTGATTTTTCAGTTTTGTGAATGTGCATTATCTCTTTCATAGTCTCATAGCCTGACtcattttgtctatatttacCTTCATCTTTGAGGAAAGTGTTAACTGTTTGCTTATACTAAATGACTTCATAAAACATTTGCTAGCTGTGATCATGCAGAAGATGAATGGAGCAcatattgttgaaaattaaacaaacattcccGGCTAAACCGGGTTTGAATAGACAGATGGCTAAGAACATCTTGTATTGACCTAGGTGTCTCATATTTCCAAAAGTAAGGTGaccaaatttatcattaaaaagtGAGCAATTATCTTACTTTATTTTGACAATCATGTTCCTTTCTtattcaaattttgaagatGTTTGTCAATATTATCAGAGAGGTACTGTAATTATAGTGTAACTATCACTGCtcttttaatatcaaacatattttctgaaGAACACAAGTGGCgatgaaatttcatttaaatctaattAAGAATTtcttgttcatatatttaattactaaaaattttcttttaagattttaagaGTGTTTGCCGACAGACAATGATGGTGTATTTGATTTCGTGTCGTCAGTGATTTTTCAAGGGACTAGTCAGTATCTTACACAAAATCTGTCAGGCCTATTTTATATCATGAACAAATATGTCACCTTTGGTTATTGGTATCGGGTTACAATTAGCAGCAATCTGTCAACATAAGATTTAAGATAGACCAAGCCCCATGTATGAAAACCCCTGTAATCCGGGGCTTTCTTATTCCTGATAACCCTGTAGAAATGTCATAGGTCTCGTGGCTCCCGATTATGTAAACTCTGACAAAAGCAAGAGGGCCGCAATGTGGACTTTCACTGACCAAATGTTTACGTGTTATTGTTGGGGCAAAAATTAAtagacatttaaatatttgttctgATAATGCtgtttattgaaatttacgAATCACTGTAACCCCCTGAATGTTTTTCAATGAGGTGGTCAAAAGGCCTTTTGAGGCGGACACAGCTTAATTGTCACACAGCTATTTCATTACTAAAGATTCAGGCTTCTGTTATCGAATACTGTTACTGCTGAAATTCAAGTATGAAATTttgaaagcaaaacaggaaAAATGTCGAGCTTGCAATTCttccctattttaaagaaatgcttccCCACCCCGTACCCTATTCTAGtaccattgaaaacaacaacaagacatgtacattattttttaagcttGGTTTTTTCAACATTGTCCTGGTCATTTAATttagttatataattaaaaaataagattcTTTAAAGgagcataatttttttttaataatggaacttgatattttttaaataactgtccattatattttcaaataacggaacagtatatttataaataacggaccaatatatttaagaataacataacattttattttgaataatggaacattgtatttttaaatttatgaaacattatattttcagTCTCCTGATTACCAGAACTACCAGAAGGAAGTTTCTCCTCCGCGTTCGGAGAAGAGTGACGACACGAAACAGCGGGAAATCCACAGGATGACATCGCTCCGCGTACATCAGGCACTCATACAGtctcacaacaacaacaataacaacaacagcaaacaGTGGCCACAATCATCACAAGAAgaggtaaatataaatttttatcTGGAAAATATATGATTCAGGTTTCTGAATGGAATTTACTTTCACTAATAGTGAAAAGAGTATTTTGAATTGCAAAAACaggatttttaaataaatttctatGATGTAAGTGATAATGCATAGAGTATTagaaaaaatatgcaatacaGAAAATGATGGTTCTCAATATTGCCCAAAACGTAAATTGGcgtttattttaaactaatttaaatgGTAGGATTAATATAAAGGATgctttaatttaaatttcatttatatagtAGGATTATTATAAGGGAAgctttaatttaaaactaattaaaatgGTATCAGTAAGGGAAGTTGTAAAAGTGTCAAATGGTTCTACTGGCTCCTGTCTCCTTTGACCACAGTATATTGCATCCTGTTTTAGACATAGGGACGTAAATGGGAATCCACTGTCTATTTGCCGCTTACAATGGATCAATACCCACACTTGACCAATATTAGGCAACAATTAATCCCCGCGGTCAATAATTGATTTACTTACACGATTAAGTCACTCCTTGGCACTCACGTGTGAAAAGGACGTGTTTAAAAATTGTGATTTCTGAAACGATGATGTTTGGACTGGTGCGAAGATTTCGTTTACCATTAATAACCATTGGCTAATATTTAAACagcattatgttattttatacaaacataGAAATCCAAACTTTAATTCATTGGTCTTTTGTGACCGGTGCTGGTTGGATAATAAAATTTAAGTGGTCTTTTAAAAGAATTAGGCAATAGTTTTTACTTGCAATCACCTAAGAACTCTAActcaaaattatttatcaaaatattgttttatttcaaagtcaTGCTAAATCGAATGGTCTAGactgttttaaatcaattgcaaataattttttccaatgttgataaaataaatatgaaaaaaacatattattgtaGAGTTGCGACAGATCGTAggcaaattgtttaaattagaCTGATAAGGAGATGGAATAGTGTTTGATGGATGGCTTCCGAATAAGGCATTTGAAGAGTTAAACAAATACGAGACTTTGACGATGGCAGCTTTATGTAATATTGAAGGGAAATGCTGGGCAAATATATCACGAATATAGCTCATTTGGCCTAATTTCAAATAGAATTGATCctgtttgaataatttaatttgttttttaaaactatgAATACTCTGTTTCCCGGCAATTATAGTCAACTTGAGAATTAAAGATTGCaatgcaaatatttgtattaaaacaattttcatttatgtttattttatctattGACCGTATTTATTTCTTTGACCTTTCTAAATcttttttcacttaaatttaaattttgcatgtttttaaaaGCTCAACTTGGGGTGCATGGCGTGTCGATTTGTATAGCATGTTTTAATGGCTGCTAATTATTACTGAAAACTCCTATTATTACAATTTGCTTGCTCGAAATCTATCATTAACCCCCAAAATGGGATACTAATATCGCATTATAATCCTCTAATTAAGTACACTGGTCATAAAAAAGTACACCTGAGCAATTTTTACTGCAGAGTTTAAAGGATTGAAATAGGGGtgtataaaaatgaaacttttatcTTCAAGGACAATTTTTATGTGGTAATGGCAATACTTCTGCTTTTTTATGTCCGTTATCGGTTTCACTTATTTTCCTCTGAAGAATACAATTTTTGACTCAGGGGCATAGCGGGTTGCGATTTCAAAACAGCTGTTAAAGAATTAttaacattgttaacatcatcattttcaactttcaaatattaaaatatactgCTCTTGAAATTTAATGATATTCTAGTGATCTGCTGTATATCTAACAAGAATCAAGacagctgtacttgtttctatttaaatatttgtgcaaatcatcaaatatttcatgtttaaaagttagcAATGATGTTGCTAATCatgttgttaaatttaacaagttctgaacaatcggcccaatattatttacttaattgttttactcttttgcATATATGACTGTGATATATGTCTAAATATTCAAGATTTCTTGATGCTTATCTATTTATGaagaagaaaataacaaaatgaaaataatgttaccCAGGAGGTCAATAGTAGAAGCATTGAGTAAAGGTACACTATTTTATGGTTTTACGTGTAATGTCCACAAGTTTCATGTCTCTAACcccttaaatgtattttttaaatccatGTTCTGTTGCTTTTTGTGAGTTTGTTTGATTTCTTGAAGGCTTCTATGAAATGAATGTGAATTGTTATGGAAATTTACATCTTCATGTAAGACATTTTGGCGAAGTTAACCATTAAGGTTACATTTCAGTTTGAgggaagaaaaaatataaagtaatataaGAATAGTACAAATAGATTGAGAGATAGAAAGAGAAGATAAGACAGAGTTCACGGACTTCATTGCTTCCTAGATTCAGGCCtacgaatgaaaataaaacgcaaaaataGAAAGTCAAAGAGTTctttaattaaagtttaaatttgaCCTTAAATTGGACTACAAAGAACTATTTTAAAGTTGAGTATAAATGAACTGACACGGACACTGTTCATTATGCATCTTTGGACATTTGACCACCGTCCATGCTCAACTGACCACGTAGATTTAAACGACTCTAATAAGCGAGTCAGATATTAAATTTCGACCTTTGTCTGCTGAGATAATGGTATCAGgttttgtttttccatataGGTTTACAAAGTTTGCAAATTCGAATCTAATTGCTGGCTTGAAATAACATGCTATGTATTGTCCATCATTCTTTGTTCAAACGGAGAAACATCTGTGAAGGATCATTGAGCAGATGTATTGAAGAGTTAttgaaaattttgataaataagtaTTTGTTCACCTACTGACAGATAGATACTGTTAATGACATATGGAAAAGTCAAGTCCAcaattacgttttttttttcaatcctaCATCTGCAGAATGTGTCATTGTTAATGTTTGTACTAGTTTAAATccaaaaaaagaaacactgaatttaaaaaaaaaatgtttaaaaagagtattgaaatatatatatttttttataaaaagccTGTCCTTCCAAAATGTTATTCTGACTTAACAGTCTACATGTATTGAATTTTAATTTCTCAATCACATAATTTTGACATCATCTGATATTTATAACAGGACGGTTACTGGACATTTCCTCGTAGAACCTCGTCTAATACGCCCAATGTTTCCACAAAATACCTCTCAGGTACCAAACCTCACTCCGACCTTGCTCGGGAAAAAACGGCATGCACGTCATTGTCTATATGTGGTTTTACGCTTGTGGTGCACTTTCAACATTCAATCATACATGTCTTTTTGCGTACTGGTATTTGTCGAGGGTAATTGTAGATGGTTGTGTTGGTTGTACGTGGgatttatgcaaaaaaactcACACTTTTCACCACTGCTTTATATGTTAAACACAAAAGGAGAACAAAttttttttcatcgaaaaccaatttttttttattgttgtattttttttctccagATTTTCTAACgaaatactttaaatgtatcTGACACAATGTATACATACTACATTTtccaaatataaaatgcatgcGCAACCTGTAATACGATGTATATTATCTTCAAGTTAGTGACTTCAGTCAACTTTTCTTGTAAGCATCTCCGAAAGTTGTTGTTCTATGTTAGACCCTGCTGTAGCGGATGTGAAAtttcgtctgtctgtctgtttaaCACCTTAAAAATAGCAAATTAATGCTTTAAATGTACGgatattttatattaagtttgtttaaagtaaaagcatgtttttaaagaacatacatttaaacatcaCTTTTATctcttttatgaaatatgtttttatttccaatCACCAATTAGGTTCCTGTATAATCATATTTCCTTATTCGCACGAGCTTTTGAGCTTTTTCTCACGTGTGTCATTTCTCGCACCGCTTCAGCTGTCCGGCCAGGGGAGGGGATATATTGGATTGGCGAGGGGGAAGGGTCATCACCTGGACGACACACACAGCGAATCTTCAGGGGAGACAACCACTAGCGACTCCGGGCGAGGTGGCAGCGAGGAAGACATTCGTAATATTACCATCTCGCATGACACAGGTAGAGTATTCATTGGGGATGGATTTTCTTTGATGCAAGGGACACAACTCTTACAAATATGGTTGACTTTGGATTTTGAAGTTATGCACCCTGCACTATATATTAAGACTGAACAGcacattttgtataaatatttctgtAATAAAATCATAAGAAAGAGaccattgaaattaaaaaaaaatacatattttcaaaaacaattcattaaaatatggcATGTTCAAGATTTAAATTAACCatcttaaaaaatgcaaaataagtattttatataataaagcaAATGTTAGGTATTCATTTAGTCCTTTTGCCTGGAATTGCAGTTAAAACACTTTCTTCTCCccataacatgttttattgacATGTTTATTATGTGCtctatttatgattttatacaaactgaattttacaataaacatgCTTAAAAGTCCACCCTGCCAAATATTTCTGAGTAATTCACAGTATGGCCCCTTTAAATGGCTGACTATGCAAGTAGcgtttaaaatacaaatgtagtAAGGCTCCATTTGTTTATTCCAGATGAGTCACGAAGCCCTAACACCTCAACCGCCCATCCATTCTACTCCACAGACGCCCAGTCTCCGACCTTTACATCGTTCCATGGCAACAGCGTACACAAAGCCGGTCCAGTCCTCTCAGCCTTCCTCAAGAAAAAACAGAACCGTAGGAATAGCAATAGTgaagataaaaacaatcataattcCTACGCCATGAATGACTTGTCTAACCCCCAACGGGGAGGGGTTCCTAGTGTGTATTCATACAGACCTAACGATGGCGGTGAATCGCCGAGAGTGaataatacttttaatttcGATCCTCATTATGGACCAAGCATGACTACTTTTGGCCATTTAAAGAATAATCTAGATGCCAATCCATTGTTACATTCATCAAAACAGTCCAACTTGAATCCAGCTAATTCCTTTGAGAATGATAGCGTTACGGGACGATCTCAAGACGATGataatacaacaacaacatcaggTAGCTACACCATCAATGACATTCAGGATGACATTCTTGCTTCTGATATGCCACAGGACATGTTTTACA from Mya arenaria isolate MELC-2E11 chromosome 3, ASM2691426v1 harbors:
- the LOC128227529 gene encoding protocadherin-11 X-linked-like isoform X3, encoding MEFKNIWAYFAFTFYLSITSAESISVNFEAEEEINGQQYLGNLITKVNDSVGNDLDGYGFQIPNGVYSGYFTVNESGDFSAVQKIDRESICSAPKCVLQLNVYAISQADFLTIEVNVEIMDTNDKIPEFSSNVFRLSIQEGNALGSTYELPSAVDLDTGINRIKNFVLEPNDGSFSLENHTNLDASIGLNLRINLTLDRETIDLYQLLVKAIDGGSPALTGTLTVNINITDINDNRPVFDPQKYNVTIDEDVAVNTELVIVTATDRDIGENARLSYSFTKMEPQSIQNVIAIEEATGKIFINQRINSQTGPFTLFVEAADHGNPVKRSYQAEVIINVRDINNNAPQIVTITYINNRKIREDVAEGFLVAIFDVRDADTGENGDVTCTSENENFSIRKGEKNSMNIFQFSIHVHSKLDREVKSSHDILINCSDNGEIPLHSNTSFTVAVEDVNDNAPFFAQREYSKDIFENVTSGAVLLKVVATDRDDGPNARLNYSIVPTNAMSMFYIEADGIIRAVRPFDREEKDYYQFNVIAKDNGNPSLNDTTVVEVRVLDINDNSPKFTGDSYAMAVLENSNVSTSIGQVTATDEDLGENGQVSFVIPYEFPEDLFPFHVLDDGTVITKEVLDREVKSLYKFEILASDHGNPPKSTRVPVMVTVRDVNDNKPYIEIPGDNENNSISIPHNTAKNTVIYTVVATDADENQEDELQYSIIAGNSKELFQIDLVKGEIFLTREVKDDDPKQFTLEISVKDSQEFPLESTAELHISVFIAKGVMGPETSAASTGQNILIAIIISCVTVILSIIIITIICVLKRKDNQKALYNAKAYDEQKIISDPSRSSNRSNSSRGSRDKMLFPPEPVYPGEMMFIENGFGKKQVSFSVDEEQDTGISIEASGQFDPVTSFKSPSPVPVQSPDYQNYQKEVSPPRSEKSDDTKQREIHRMTSLRVHQALIQSHNNNNNNNSKQWPQSSQEEEVNSRSIE
- the LOC128227529 gene encoding protocadherin gamma-C5-like isoform X1 produces the protein MEFKNIWAYFAFTFYLSITSAESISVNFEAEEEINGQQYLGNLITKVNDSVGNDLDGYGFQIPNGVYSGYFTVNESGDFSAVQKIDRESICSAPKCVLQLNVYAISQADFLTIEVNVEIMDTNDKIPEFSSNVFRLSIQEGNALGSTYELPSAVDLDTGINRIKNFVLEPNDGSFSLENHTNLDASIGLNLRINLTLDRETIDLYQLLVKAIDGGSPALTGTLTVNINITDINDNRPVFDPQKYNVTIDEDVAVNTELVIVTATDRDIGENARLSYSFTKMEPQSIQNVIAIEEATGKIFINQRINSQTGPFTLFVEAADHGNPVKRSYQAEVIINVRDINNNAPQIVTITYINNRKIREDVAEGFLVAIFDVRDADTGENGDVTCTSENENFSIRKGEKNSMNIFQFSIHVHSKLDREVKSSHDILINCSDNGEIPLHSNTSFTVAVEDVNDNAPFFAQREYSKDIFENVTSGAVLLKVVATDRDDGPNARLNYSIVPTNAMSMFYIEADGIIRAVRPFDREEKDYYQFNVIAKDNGNPSLNDTTVVEVRVLDINDNSPKFTGDSYAMAVLENSNVSTSIGQVTATDEDLGENGQVSFVIPYEFPEDLFPFHVLDDGTVITKEVLDREVKSLYKFEILASDHGNPPKSTRVPVMVTVRDVNDNKPYIEIPGDNENNSISIPHNTAKNTVIYTVVATDADENQEDELQYSIIAGNSKELFQIDLVKGEIFLTREVKDDDPKQFTLEISVKDSQEFPLESTAELHISVFIAKGVMGPETSAASTGQNILIAIIISCVTVILSIIIITIICVLKRKDNQKALYNAKAYDEQKIISDPSRSSNRSNSSRGSRDKMLFPPEPVYPGEMMFIENGFGKKQVSFSVDEEQDTGISIEASGQFDPVTSFKSPSPVPVQSPDYQNYQKEVSPPRSEKSDDTKQREIHRMTSLRVHQALIQSHNNNNNNNSKQWPQSSQEELSGQGRGYIGLARGKGHHLDDTHSESSGETTTSDSGRGGSEEDIRNITISHDTDESRSPNTSTAHPFYSTDAQSPTFTSFHGNSVHKAGPVLSAFLKKKQNRRNSNSEDKNNHNSYAMNDLSNPQRGGVPSVYSYRPNDGGESPRVNNTFNFDPHYGPSMTTFGHLKNNLDANPLLHSSKQSNLNPANSFENDSVTGRSQDDDNTTTTSGSYTINDIQDDILASDMPQDMFYKPDTFV